A single region of the Corallococcus caeni genome encodes:
- a CDS encoding ice-binding family protein, with translation MPAACLDVRHCCVVFVSGASRASLAPGNGLIHTKKPGLEALRFVWGHPGVSVQSFTANPRHPSVSSKLAARLGVALLTPWGFQAVAKGPASSVTGDMGVSPVAATSLTGFSLVADATNVFSTPTQGGGKGYAANYAVPTPIIGLPAQPSTQISVRQPHGHESRWQRQRRPGMQPGMEMWRRCAGPPVPWLQSVPCVHRERSKVRPSSARGNVRGRPGSRHGC, from the coding sequence ATGCCTGCCGCCTGCCTTGACGTGAGACATTGCTGTGTTGTGTTTGTTTCAGGGGCCTCCCGAGCGAGCCTTGCTCCGGGCAACGGACTCATCCATACAAAAAAACCTGGACTGGAAGCGCTTCGCTTCGTCTGGGGTCACCCCGGAGTCTCTGTGCAATCCTTCACTGCAAATCCCCGCCACCCGTCTGTCTCCAGCAAGCTCGCGGCCCGGCTCGGCGTCGCCCTGCTGACACCCTGGGGCTTCCAGGCGGTCGCGAAGGGCCCTGCCTCCTCGGTGACGGGGGATATGGGCGTCAGTCCCGTCGCCGCCACCTCCCTCACCGGCTTCTCGCTGGTCGCGGACGCCACGAATGTCTTCTCGACGCCCACCCAGGGGGGCGGCAAGGGGTACGCCGCCAACTACGCGGTGCCCACGCCCATCATCGGACTGCCAGCACAGCCTTCGACTCAAATTTCAGTTCGTCAGCCTCACGGCCATGAAAGTCGCTGGCAGAGGCAAAGGAGACCGGGAATGCAGCCAGGAATGGAGATGTGGCGGCGGTGCGCAGGTCCGCCTGTCCCCTGGCTCCAGAGCGTGCCGTGTGTTCACAGGGAGAGGTCGAAGGTCAGGCCTTCTTCAGCCCGGGGGAATGTCCGGGGCCGGCCTGGAAGTCGACATGGTTGTTGA
- a CDS encoding DNA-3-methyladenine glycosylase: MSPLPLSFYARPTLEVARDLLGTLLVVDGVKGRRVGRIVEVEAYLGEHDLACHSSKGRTPRTEVMFGPAGRSYVYLIYGMHHCFNVVTDAPGVAAAVLVRGVEPVEGIPPGERTDGPGRLCRVLGLNLNHNGLKLDLDGLHLLPGTPVPEARVERGPRIGVEYAGAWAAEPFRLWDRDSGHVSRFVSRRPRRRP, from the coding sequence ATGAGCCCTCTTCCCCTGTCCTTCTACGCCCGGCCCACCCTGGAGGTGGCGCGTGACCTGCTGGGCACCCTGCTGGTGGTGGACGGGGTGAAGGGCCGGCGGGTGGGCCGCATCGTGGAGGTGGAGGCCTACCTGGGCGAGCACGACCTAGCGTGTCATTCGTCCAAGGGGCGCACGCCCCGCACCGAGGTGATGTTCGGGCCGGCGGGGCGCTCCTACGTCTACCTCATCTACGGAATGCACCACTGCTTCAACGTGGTGACGGACGCGCCCGGGGTGGCGGCGGCGGTGCTGGTGCGAGGGGTGGAGCCGGTGGAAGGCATCCCGCCCGGCGAGCGGACGGACGGGCCCGGGCGGCTGTGCCGGGTGCTGGGGCTGAACCTGAACCACAACGGCCTCAAGCTGGACTTGGACGGGCTGCACCTGCTGCCGGGGACGCCGGTGCCCGAGGCGCGGGTGGAGCGGGGGCCGCGCATCGGCGTGGAGTACGCCGGGGCGTGGGCCGCTGAACCCTTCCGGCTGTGGGACCGGGACAGTGGACACGTCAGCCGCTTCGTGTCCCGGCGGCCTCGCCGTCGTCCTTGA
- a CDS encoding RNA polymerase sigma factor has translation MSQEASQEEDRQEEDRRLLARAQDGDVSAFEALVGLHQDRVYGLALRMTRSEADAAEITQDTFLSAYQHLKDFRGEAAFGSWVHRIAANHALMRLRHRRVAQAAESELQAPEFTERGTLADYPVTDWSRDAEEKALDAELGQAIQQAADRLPEGYREVFLLKDVDGLSYEQIAEVTGDSIPAIKSRLHRARLALREAIDLFYNRDNRGV, from the coding sequence ATGTCCCAAGAGGCTTCCCAGGAAGAAGACCGGCAGGAAGAAGACCGGCGGCTCCTGGCAAGGGCCCAGGACGGTGACGTGTCCGCCTTCGAGGCCCTGGTCGGCCTGCACCAGGACCGGGTGTACGGCCTGGCGCTGCGGATGACGCGTTCGGAAGCGGACGCGGCGGAGATCACCCAGGACACCTTCCTTTCCGCCTACCAGCACCTGAAGGACTTCCGGGGCGAGGCGGCCTTCGGGTCCTGGGTGCACCGCATCGCGGCGAATCACGCCCTCATGCGCCTGCGGCACCGCCGGGTGGCCCAGGCGGCCGAGTCCGAGCTCCAAGCGCCGGAATTCACGGAGCGGGGCACCCTGGCGGACTACCCCGTCACGGACTGGAGCCGGGACGCGGAGGAGAAGGCGCTGGACGCGGAGCTGGGGCAGGCAATCCAGCAGGCGGCCGACCGGTTGCCGGAGGGCTACCGGGAAGTCTTCCTCTTGAAAGACGTGGACGGCCTCAGCTACGAACAAATCGCAGAAGTGACGGGGGACTCCATCCCCGCCATCAAGAGCCGCCTGCACCGGGCGCGGCTCGCGCTGCGAGAAGCCATCGACCTGTTCTACAACCGGGACAATCGCGGGGTGTGA
- a CDS encoding anti-sigma factor family protein, whose amino-acid sequence MYTCKDSINLLLEFLEGEMPEEEARHLQEHLSGCKPCEEFLSTYRATPGLCKRAMALKMPREVSAKLTEFLRSKIKSCS is encoded by the coding sequence ATGTATACCTGCAAAGATTCCATCAACCTCCTGCTGGAGTTCCTCGAAGGCGAGATGCCCGAGGAGGAGGCGCGGCACCTGCAGGAGCACCTGTCGGGCTGTAAGCCCTGCGAGGAATTCCTCAGCACCTATCGGGCGACTCCCGGCCTCTGCAAGCGCGCCATGGCGCTGAAGATGCCCCGGGAGGTGTCGGCGAAGCTGACCGAGTTCCTGCGCTCGAAGATCAAGTCCTGCTCGTGA
- a CDS encoding radical SAM protein, whose translation MNLKQLSLPELEAALAPAQPSATAVRKVFAGVFAHARPTVDAIALAPQVPRRVADLLRAQAELPSLKIVERRQAEDGFVKYLFESPLGGRIEAVRIPIFEEKYVVCVSSQVGCALACDFCMTGKLGFQRNLQTWEILDQVMQVRAEADRRVGGVVFMGMGEPLLNYKETVRAAQILSHPAGFSISGTAITFSTAGHVPAIRRYTREGHPFRLAFSVTSAIPEKRAKVLPIEKTHPLPELIEAIREYSEARRERAMIAYVAIQGFNLGREDAEALKVAFEGIPIKVDLIDVTDPTGKYLPPTAEELSAFRDHLQILKAPIARRYSGGKEIGAACGTLAASQYGGTVLPTPAVAPRQA comes from the coding sequence GTGAACCTGAAACAACTGTCGCTGCCGGAGCTGGAAGCGGCGCTCGCGCCGGCCCAACCGTCCGCGACCGCGGTGCGCAAGGTGTTCGCGGGCGTCTTCGCCCACGCCCGTCCCACGGTGGACGCCATCGCGCTGGCGCCCCAGGTGCCGCGCCGGGTCGCGGACCTGCTCCGCGCCCAGGCGGAGCTGCCGTCCCTCAAAATCGTCGAACGTCGTCAGGCGGAAGACGGCTTCGTGAAGTACCTCTTCGAATCGCCGCTGGGCGGCCGCATCGAGGCGGTGCGCATCCCCATCTTCGAGGAGAAGTACGTCGTCTGCGTGTCCAGCCAGGTGGGCTGTGCGCTGGCGTGCGACTTCTGCATGACGGGCAAGCTGGGCTTCCAGCGCAACCTCCAGACCTGGGAGATTTTGGACCAGGTGATGCAGGTGCGCGCGGAGGCGGACCGGCGCGTGGGGGGCGTCGTGTTCATGGGGATGGGCGAGCCGCTGCTCAACTACAAGGAGACCGTCCGCGCGGCGCAGATCCTCTCGCACCCGGCGGGGTTCTCCATCTCCGGCACGGCCATCACGTTCTCCACCGCGGGGCATGTCCCGGCCATCCGCCGCTACACGCGGGAAGGGCATCCGTTCCGGCTGGCGTTCAGCGTGACGAGCGCCATCCCGGAGAAGCGCGCGAAGGTGCTCCCCATCGAGAAGACGCACCCGCTGCCGGAGCTGATTGAAGCCATCCGCGAGTACAGCGAGGCGCGGCGCGAGCGGGCGATGATCGCCTACGTGGCCATCCAGGGCTTCAACCTGGGGCGTGAGGACGCGGAGGCGCTGAAAGTCGCGTTCGAGGGCATCCCCATCAAGGTGGACCTCATCGACGTGACGGATCCCACGGGCAAGTACCTGCCGCCCACGGCGGAGGAGCTGAGCGCGTTCCGGGACCACCTCCAGATTCTGAAGGCGCCCATCGCGCGGCGCTACTCGGGCGGCAAGGAGATTGGCGCCGCGTGCGGCACGCTGGCGGCCAGCCAGTACGGCGGCACCGTGCTGCCGACGCCGGCGGTGGCGCCCCGCCAGGCCTGA
- a CDS encoding SDR family oxidoreductase, with protein sequence MTHRLEGKVALVTGAGSGIGRATALALAREGARVVAAGRRGAPLEETARMAAERGGQVVAHAADVTREGDVEAVVRFTLETFGRLDVGVNAAGGTFGGGPTHTLDTACFREWIDGYLVSAFLSTKHQVGAMLKSGGGSVINVGTFVGYTKAMPGTSGYAAAKTGLIGLTRTVAAEYAPQGIRANVLVSGGADTPMFRSWNASEEQRSAAARLHALQRVADPGEIANAVVFLASGEASFVTGSVFTVDGGLSLV encoded by the coding sequence ATGACGCATCGATTGGAAGGGAAGGTCGCCCTGGTGACGGGGGCGGGTTCAGGGATTGGAAGGGCGACGGCGCTGGCGTTGGCCCGCGAGGGCGCGCGGGTGGTGGCGGCCGGCAGGCGCGGCGCGCCGCTCGAGGAAACGGCGCGCATGGCGGCGGAGCGGGGAGGGCAGGTGGTGGCCCACGCCGCGGACGTCACGCGGGAGGGCGACGTCGAGGCCGTGGTCCGCTTCACGCTGGAGACGTTCGGGCGGCTCGACGTGGGCGTCAACGCGGCCGGGGGCACGTTCGGCGGTGGGCCGACGCACACGTTGGACACGGCCTGCTTCCGGGAGTGGATCGACGGGTATCTGGTGAGTGCGTTCCTGTCGACGAAGCACCAGGTGGGCGCGATGTTGAAGTCGGGCGGGGGGAGCGTCATCAACGTCGGGACCTTCGTCGGGTACACGAAGGCGATGCCCGGCACGTCCGGGTACGCGGCGGCGAAGACGGGGCTCATCGGGCTCACGCGCACCGTCGCGGCCGAGTACGCCCCGCAGGGCATCCGCGCGAACGTGCTCGTCTCCGGCGGCGCGGACACGCCCATGTTCCGGAGCTGGAATGCCTCCGAGGAGCAGCGCTCCGCCGCCGCGCGGCTGCATGCGCTCCAGCGCGTCGCGGATCCGGGGGAGATCGCCAACGCGGTCGTCTTCCTCGCGAGCGGGGAGGCGTCCTTCGTCACCGGAAGCGTCTTCACGGTCGACGGGGGGCTCTCGCTGGTCTGA
- a CDS encoding DedA family protein produces MWIEHVDKLIGSLGPFGFLVLGVAAMLEYVVPPFPGDTIVLMGGIYAVRGEKPWWLVLAVVTAGSVVGAFINYAVGQWLAKRFEANPSRSFFGLTHARLEQVQTRMRHAGPWLLLVNRFLPGIRGVIFIAAGAARVPRFNALLLGAVSALAHSGLILALGMAVGGNLERLTVLVSRYQYAVIGLLVVAALGFGVRALTRRRESAVEP; encoded by the coding sequence ATGTGGATCGAGCACGTCGACAAGCTGATTGGTTCGCTGGGGCCGTTCGGGTTCCTGGTGCTCGGCGTGGCGGCGATGCTGGAGTACGTGGTGCCGCCATTCCCCGGGGACACCATCGTGTTGATGGGCGGCATCTACGCCGTGCGGGGGGAGAAGCCCTGGTGGCTGGTGCTCGCGGTGGTGACGGCGGGCAGCGTGGTGGGCGCGTTCATCAACTACGCGGTGGGCCAGTGGCTGGCGAAGCGCTTCGAGGCGAACCCGAGCCGCTCCTTCTTCGGGCTCACGCACGCACGGCTGGAGCAGGTGCAGACGCGGATGCGGCACGCGGGGCCGTGGCTGTTGCTGGTGAACCGCTTCCTGCCGGGCATCCGGGGCGTCATCTTCATCGCGGCGGGGGCGGCGCGAGTCCCTCGCTTCAACGCGCTGTTGCTGGGCGCGGTGTCCGCGCTGGCGCACAGCGGCCTCATCCTGGCGCTGGGCATGGCGGTGGGCGGCAACCTGGAGCGGCTGACGGTGCTGGTGTCGCGCTACCAGTACGCGGTCATCGGGTTGCTCGTGGTGGCGGCGCTGGGCTTTGGCGTGCGGGCATTGACGCGGCGGCGTGAGTCGGCCGTGGAACCGTAG
- a CDS encoding ABC transporter substrate-binding protein, translating into MGAKRYLFSFGVAAALVSAILLGLLLRWVTGKPDDAAGWAVLLFGVPLLWLIGSYLAWFRFAAMRRRERRDLMSRLAEGDLTTPIHTGFEGQEDLRRLILSLRRAMSQVQRVTSNLHRTGNGVSEQARMLLEAARRQGGAVERTLSAVGGNGTSLQVAIKRVQHIETFAHETTGALLEMTERLHQVVDGLETVNDFSQRTSGLTQAMTERLTHIAASGDELGRFASEAEDFVALVEGGIFAVRRRAMETNSMAVAVTTTAQRGEALVGDSVQGMYRVEETVRKAAELMEMLGTRSLEIGRIVDVIQEIADQTNLLALNAAIIAAQAGEHGRPFGVVANEIRSLAERTTRSTREIGTMVTGIRDAVETAVALVQEGREQATAGVALGDRASEALSEIRAITQRTFAAVEATVMETQQLEAQGATVVEASKRVAQRVEDITRMAIEQSGNARDLVRQIQEMSRVGQSAGQKAEAQARTGRDLSEAVMRLSAAIEELRSAHQVLTRGDASIREEVAQVREDARRVIRIGDGLDRTVDQLGHETASLEAEVFRFQLPRARTGGTLRVGLHQAGSLRARQTVDPLFSVENQMAELTACLFSCLVRLEDGVLVPDLAERWDADPSARRYRFYLRRGVTFHDGSMCTALDVKRHLERLMDPALRSPDRSLLEDVEGAREYSSGLAREVTGIEVLDEGTLEIRLREPKAFFLQLMALTATAVAKLDAAGKLVGTGPFRVVGLQPDRMVLERNATYWRGGVPLLDRLEFVISDTRPQAVRQLLDGQVDLVSFLHVEHTEAKGLEAHQVVTSTTPSTAFLGLNLNEAPYNDVRVRRALRAGMDIPGVVEQFHPGARVARTFTPPELLDGAQELGPAPVPDLTLAERLLREAGVRRLQLTLHHPVGRDTSAEDAVLFRPMIQAGLLELRHEQMSPEEYLPRLREGKVPAFRTLWLADFPDPDAFLHFLLNSSAQTVYPLGYRNPELDRLTAEARVSIDPELRSQLYKRAEQLAREDCPLIPLYHDRTHAAAAASVQNLRLHQTPPQVRFEDLWVDPAVVG; encoded by the coding sequence ATGGGCGCCAAACGATACCTTTTCTCGTTCGGGGTGGCGGCGGCCCTGGTCTCCGCCATCCTCCTGGGCCTGCTGCTGCGGTGGGTGACGGGCAAGCCGGATGACGCGGCCGGGTGGGCGGTGCTGCTGTTCGGCGTGCCGCTGCTCTGGCTCATCGGCAGCTACCTGGCGTGGTTCCGCTTCGCGGCGATGCGCCGGCGCGAGCGGCGCGACCTGATGTCCCGGCTGGCGGAGGGCGACCTCACCACGCCCATCCACACGGGCTTCGAGGGCCAGGAGGACCTGCGCCGCCTCATCCTGTCCCTGCGCCGCGCCATGTCCCAGGTGCAGCGCGTGACGAGCAACCTGCACCGCACCGGCAACGGCGTGAGCGAGCAGGCCCGCATGCTGCTGGAGGCCGCGCGCCGTCAGGGCGGCGCCGTGGAGCGCACGCTCTCCGCCGTGGGCGGCAACGGCACCAGCCTCCAGGTGGCCATCAAGCGCGTGCAGCACATTGAGACCTTCGCGCACGAGACGACGGGCGCGCTGCTGGAGATGACGGAGCGGCTGCACCAGGTGGTGGACGGCCTGGAGACCGTCAACGACTTCAGCCAGCGCACCAGCGGCCTCACCCAGGCGATGACGGAGCGGCTCACGCACATCGCCGCGTCGGGCGACGAGCTGGGCCGCTTCGCGTCCGAGGCGGAGGACTTCGTCGCGCTGGTGGAGGGCGGCATCTTCGCCGTGCGCCGCCGCGCCATGGAGACCAACAGCATGGCCGTCGCCGTCACCACCACCGCCCAGCGCGGTGAGGCGCTGGTGGGCGACAGCGTGCAGGGCATGTACCGGGTGGAGGAGACGGTGCGCAAGGCGGCCGAGCTGATGGAGATGCTCGGCACGCGGTCGCTGGAGATTGGCCGCATCGTGGACGTCATCCAGGAGATCGCCGACCAGACGAACCTCCTGGCCCTCAACGCCGCCATCATCGCCGCGCAGGCGGGTGAGCACGGCCGCCCCTTCGGCGTGGTGGCCAACGAGATCCGCAGCCTCGCCGAGCGCACCACGCGCTCCACGCGCGAGATTGGCACCATGGTGACGGGCATCCGCGACGCGGTGGAGACCGCCGTCGCGCTGGTGCAGGAGGGGCGCGAGCAGGCCACCGCGGGCGTGGCCCTGGGCGACCGCGCCTCCGAGGCCCTGAGCGAGATCCGCGCCATCACCCAGCGCACCTTCGCCGCCGTGGAGGCCACGGTGATGGAGACGCAGCAGTTGGAGGCGCAGGGCGCCACCGTGGTGGAGGCCAGCAAGCGCGTGGCTCAGCGCGTGGAGGACATCACGCGCATGGCCATCGAGCAGTCCGGCAACGCGCGGGACCTGGTGCGCCAGATTCAGGAGATGTCGCGCGTGGGCCAGAGCGCCGGCCAGAAGGCGGAGGCGCAGGCGCGCACCGGCCGCGACCTGTCCGAGGCGGTGATGCGGCTGAGCGCGGCCATCGAGGAGCTGCGCTCCGCGCACCAGGTGCTCACCCGGGGCGACGCGTCCATCCGTGAGGAGGTGGCGCAGGTGCGCGAGGACGCGCGCCGGGTCATCCGCATTGGCGACGGGCTGGACCGCACGGTGGACCAGCTGGGCCACGAGACGGCGAGCCTGGAGGCGGAGGTGTTCCGCTTCCAGCTGCCCCGCGCGCGGACGGGCGGCACGCTGCGGGTGGGGTTGCACCAGGCGGGCTCGCTGCGCGCGCGGCAGACGGTGGATCCGCTGTTCAGCGTCGAGAACCAGATGGCGGAGCTGACGGCGTGCCTCTTCTCCTGCCTCGTGCGGCTGGAGGACGGCGTGCTGGTGCCCGACCTGGCCGAGCGCTGGGACGCGGACCCCTCCGCGCGCCGCTACCGCTTCTACCTGCGCCGGGGCGTCACCTTCCACGACGGCAGCATGTGCACCGCCCTGGACGTGAAGCGCCACCTGGAGCGGCTGATGGACCCGGCGCTGCGCTCGCCGGACCGCAGCCTGCTGGAGGACGTGGAGGGCGCGCGGGAGTACTCCAGCGGCCTGGCGCGCGAGGTGACGGGCATCGAGGTCCTGGACGAGGGCACGCTCGAAATCAGGCTGCGCGAGCCCAAGGCCTTCTTCCTCCAGCTCATGGCGCTGACGGCCACGGCGGTGGCGAAGCTGGACGCGGCGGGGAAGCTGGTGGGCACCGGGCCGTTCCGCGTCGTCGGCCTGCAGCCGGACCGGATGGTGCTGGAGCGCAACGCAACCTACTGGCGCGGCGGGGTGCCGCTGCTGGACCGGCTGGAGTTCGTCATCTCGGACACGCGGCCCCAGGCGGTGCGGCAGCTGCTGGACGGGCAGGTGGACCTCGTGTCGTTCCTGCACGTGGAGCACACGGAGGCCAAGGGGCTGGAGGCGCACCAGGTGGTGACCAGCACCACGCCCTCCACGGCGTTCCTGGGGCTCAACCTGAACGAGGCGCCGTACAACGACGTGCGCGTGCGGCGGGCGCTGCGCGCGGGCATGGACATCCCGGGCGTGGTGGAGCAGTTCCACCCGGGGGCTCGCGTGGCGCGCACCTTCACGCCGCCGGAGCTGCTGGACGGGGCCCAGGAGCTGGGGCCCGCGCCGGTGCCGGACCTGACGCTGGCGGAGCGGCTCTTGCGCGAGGCGGGCGTGCGGCGCTTGCAGCTCACCCTGCACCACCCGGTGGGCCGCGACACGTCCGCGGAGGACGCGGTGCTCTTCCGGCCCATGATTCAAGCGGGGCTGCTGGAGCTGCGGCATGAGCAGATGAGCCCGGAGGAGTACCTGCCGCGCCTGCGAGAGGGGAAGGTCCCTGCGTTCCGCACGCTGTGGCTGGCGGACTTCCCGGACCCCGACGCGTTCCTGCACTTCCTGCTCAACTCCAGCGCGCAGACGGTGTACCCGCTGGGCTACCGCAACCCGGAGCTGGACCGGCTCACCGCGGAAGCGCGCGTGTCCATCGACCCGGAGCTGCGCTCGCAGCTCTACAAGCGCGCGGAGCAACTGGCGCGCGAGGACTGCCCGCTCATCCCGCTGTACCACGACCGCACGCACGCGGCCGCGGCGGCGTCCGTGCAGAACCTGCGGCTGCATCAGACCCCGCCGCAGGTGCGCTTCGAGGACCTCTGGGTGGACCCGGCGGTGGTCGGCTAG
- a CDS encoding transglutaminase domain-containing protein: MKALLAIAMLALPVIPASTGAEPARSGSPARFVFAWRGVPVGTVGLSLDAGRFTYTSRHLHVREGRAGERVREVTLRVDASGRVTDADAVPQALWLWRGPPPEGCVKGREELSGQEGPHCVTKRSPTSAEGTMLGARFLARYDDQGQLQALEVGDSRFTRAAPGERLRAPPELFAEGVPVEGGTEGALRLVPGGQARGTLETRGEGTSFTVPLRLPEMTEWTAGEARALSAKVHAAFPDKGPTAADWRSGGEGEAGGCLAHALRFASLARARGQRVGLVHGLLVVDGGAARPHAWVRVALRGGGTLDLDPTSLDAVRPDTHLALALVPPDGPGLEAGERWLSLLRGDWRVVRATRME, from the coding sequence ATGAAGGCCCTCCTCGCCATCGCCATGCTGGCGCTCCCGGTAATCCCCGCCAGCACGGGCGCCGAGCCCGCTAGGTCCGGAAGCCCGGCGCGGTTCGTCTTCGCGTGGCGGGGCGTGCCGGTGGGGACGGTGGGGCTGTCCCTGGACGCGGGGCGGTTCACGTACACCAGCCGGCACCTGCACGTGCGTGAAGGGCGCGCGGGCGAGCGCGTGCGCGAGGTGACGCTGCGCGTGGACGCCTCGGGGCGTGTGACGGACGCGGACGCGGTGCCCCAGGCGCTGTGGCTGTGGCGCGGGCCGCCTCCCGAGGGCTGCGTGAAGGGCCGCGAGGAGCTGTCCGGCCAGGAGGGCCCCCACTGCGTCACGAAGCGAAGCCCCACGAGCGCGGAGGGCACGATGCTGGGCGCGCGCTTCCTCGCCCGCTACGACGACCAGGGCCAGCTCCAGGCGCTGGAGGTGGGGGACTCCCGCTTCACGCGGGCGGCCCCCGGGGAGCGGCTGCGAGCACCGCCGGAGCTCTTCGCGGAAGGGGTGCCCGTGGAAGGCGGCACCGAGGGCGCGCTGAGGCTCGTGCCGGGCGGGCAGGCACGGGGCACGTTGGAGACGCGCGGGGAGGGGACGTCCTTCACGGTCCCCTTGCGCCTGCCGGAGATGACGGAGTGGACCGCGGGCGAGGCGCGGGCCCTCTCCGCGAAGGTGCACGCAGCCTTCCCGGACAAGGGGCCCACGGCGGCGGACTGGCGTTCAGGCGGGGAGGGCGAGGCCGGAGGCTGCCTGGCGCACGCGCTGCGCTTCGCGTCCCTGGCGCGCGCGCGGGGCCAGCGGGTGGGGCTGGTGCACGGGCTGCTGGTGGTGGACGGCGGCGCCGCCCGGCCGCACGCCTGGGTGCGGGTGGCGCTGCGGGGCGGCGGGACGCTGGACCTGGACCCCACGTCCCTGGATGCCGTGCGCCCGGACACGCACCTGGCGCTGGCGCTGGTGCCACCGGACGGCCCCGGCCTGGAGGCCGGGGAGCGCTGGCTGTCGCTGCTGCGCGGGGACTGGCGCGTGGTGCGCGCTACTCGAATGGAATGA
- a CDS encoding arginine N-succinyltransferase codes for MLVLRDVQKTDLPGLKRLAAVLNTVNLPNNEETLEAIIDKSVKSFAGKVKDPFEREYLFVLEDVRNNLIIGTSMIIAQHGTYDAPHIYYEVSEREHYSASLERHLRHKVLSIAYNYEGPTEIGGLVVDPPYRATPDKPGKQLSFVRFLFIAMHRRLFRPRVLAELLPPLLPDGRSLLWEACGKKFTGLTYLEADRLSRQNKEFIKELFPSSDIYASLFPDRVQKVLGEVGPATRGVQRMLERVGFRYVERIDPFDGGPHFEADTADISLVRRYRTVKLADEDFELEGDDVLVAAERESGRNRFRSVRCQARLDNTVIYLPARAKEILEVKAGAKLSIIPFE; via the coding sequence ATGCTCGTGTTGCGAGACGTCCAGAAAACCGATTTGCCCGGCCTGAAGCGTCTTGCCGCGGTGCTGAACACGGTCAACCTGCCGAACAACGAGGAGACGCTCGAGGCCATCATCGACAAGTCGGTGAAGAGCTTCGCCGGCAAGGTGAAGGACCCGTTCGAGCGCGAGTACCTCTTCGTGCTGGAGGACGTGCGCAACAACCTCATCATCGGCACGTCGATGATCATCGCCCAGCACGGGACGTACGACGCGCCGCACATCTACTACGAGGTGAGCGAGCGCGAGCACTACTCCGCCTCGCTGGAGCGGCACCTGCGGCACAAGGTGCTGTCCATCGCGTACAACTACGAGGGCCCCACGGAGATTGGCGGCCTGGTGGTGGACCCGCCCTACCGCGCGACGCCGGACAAGCCCGGCAAGCAGCTGTCCTTCGTGCGCTTCCTCTTCATCGCCATGCACCGGCGGCTGTTCCGGCCGCGCGTGCTGGCGGAGCTCCTGCCGCCGCTGCTCCCGGACGGGCGCAGCCTGCTGTGGGAGGCGTGCGGGAAGAAGTTCACCGGGCTCACCTATCTGGAGGCCGACCGGCTGAGCCGCCAGAACAAGGAGTTCATCAAGGAGCTGTTCCCCTCGTCGGACATCTACGCGTCGCTGTTCCCGGACCGCGTGCAGAAGGTGCTGGGGGAGGTGGGCCCGGCCACGCGCGGCGTGCAGCGGATGCTGGAGCGGGTGGGCTTCCGGTACGTGGAGCGCATCGACCCGTTCGACGGCGGTCCGCACTTCGAGGCGGACACGGCGGACATCTCCCTGGTGCGCCGCTACCGCACGGTGAAGCTGGCGGACGAGGACTTCGAGCTGGAGGGCGACGACGTGCTGGTCGCCGCCGAGCGCGAGTCCGGCCGCAACCGCTTCCGCTCCGTGCGCTGCCAGGCCCGGCTGGACAACACCGTCATCTACCTGCCCGCGCGCGCCAAGGAGATATTGGAAGTGAAGGCCGGCGCGAAGCTGTCCATCATTCCATTCGAGTAG